The DNA sequence TTTAACATTTGTTAATGGAAGCAATATAGTCTTTTTTGAGCAAAAACAAAAATGATGTTTTTCTGCAATTCGCTGATTTTTAGTTATTTGTGTTTTTAGTACAAACAAAATGTATTTCGCTTCCTGTAAGAAATTACGAAAATCTGCTTAGGTCAAAAAATGATTATGTATTTCATTGGGGTAGAATAGATTGTGCTGTTTTTCAAAACGCTCTATTTAACATAATGATAATACAAAAAATTGGATGGTAGCAATAGGGGCGTTTTCTACCACGGAGCACCTACTGCTCTAGTTGATTTGATCCAAAGCTACGCAGCTGTTGTAGGCCGTTGGTACGGACACTGATCATGCTATAGCTAGCGGCAACTCCTTTCTTTTGGTAGCTATAGTTCCGGTGGTGTCAAAGAGCTTTTTCTTTTGCCTCTTAAATATAAGGTTTTACTGATTCCCTGGAAACATAATGGATACTTTTTCCTTGTCTGGGCTATTTGCGCAGTCCTTACGCAATTATGGTACTGGGAGTCTCAGTCCTCACTATAATGGAAGGCGATCCCGATTAAACCTCCACACGAGCTTTGGTCAGAACACGTTTTAATTTCCTTTCCAATCTTGATTTCTCTTGCTGGTTAGGTCGCTAGACGTGCCCCGCAGGTCTAGTCCCGATAGACCTGAGAAGGTCGTATCGGGATCTCAGTCCTCACTAATTTGGATGGAGACTCATAATTCCTATTTTTCATATCTTTTGACAGTGCAAATTTATGGTATTCAACCCATTAAGTCAAAAGAAAAGGTGAAAATACCGACGACGACGGCATTGTGTTGATTTTCAAGAGAGTAGATACTCAGAGTGAATGCTGCGATCAACAACAAAAATGCTAAATGCTTGAATGCTAGACCTTGGCACAACAGCAGTATTTGAGGTCGACGACTTTGGTTTTTGTTAGCCTTAATTATGGTAGGATTAAAACGTCGTCTCCCGATCAAACCTCCCCCGGAGCTTCGATACGGGATTAAAACGTGCGGGACACGTTTTAACTCTTCTTTAGTTGATGGTTTCTTTAGCTGGTTAGGTCGCTAGACGTACCCCGTAGGTCTAGTCCCATAGAGCTGATAAGGTCGATCGGGACAGTCCCTGTCCGACTGGCGTCTGGCCAGGCGGGCTCACTCAAATGGATGGCGATCCCGATCAAACCTCCTTAGGAGCTTCGATACGGGATTGAAACCTACGGAGTACGTTTCAACTTCTCCTTAGTCTATGGTTCCTTTAGCTGGTTAAGCACTAGACGTACTCCGTCCCGATCCTACCTCCCTCGGAGCTTCGATACGGGATTGAAACCTGCGGAGCACGTTTCAACTTCTCTTTGTTCTGAGATTACTTTAACTGGTTAGGTCGCTAGACGTACCCCGTACGGCTAGTCCCGATAGATTTGCAAGAATCGTAACGGGATCGCAGTCCCTGTCCGACTGGCGTCCGGCCAGGCGGGCTCACTCAAATGGATGGCGACTCCTAGCCAACAAAATTAAGCCTCATCGCAAGTTCATAATGAAGTCGCAGTCCTCACTCAAATGGATGGCGACTCCCAGGCAGTTCATAGGATCGCCGTCGATGTGTACGACGATAGTCGCAGTCCTCACTCAAATGGATGGCGACTCCCAGGTTAAAACGACTATTAAATACTGATTATGTACTAATTATAAGTCGCAGTCCTCACTCAAATGGATGGCGACTCCTAGAAAAACAAGCATCGACCGAGGCTTAGTCCACATTGTGTCGCAGTCCTCACTCAAATGGATGGCGACTCCCAGCTGCTTTGTGTGGATGAATACTACTTCACCCCCTATTGGTCGCAGTCCTCACTCAAATGGATGGCGACTCCCAGATATCTACAACGTGACAAGTGAACCTGCAATTTATGTCGCAGTCCTCACTCAAATGGATGGCGACTCCCAGAAGGAGCTAAGTGGAGAGGGGAGAATTTTAAGCCTCCGTCGCAGTCCTCACTCAAATGGATGGCGACTCCCAGAGAATCAACCCACTATTGGAAAAAAAGACACAAACGTCGCAGTCCTCACTCAAATGGATGGCGACTCCCAGCTCTAGCAACTAAAGGTGCTTTCAGGTAATCCATGTCGCAGTCCTCACTCAAATGGATGGCGACTCCCAGTGCATACGTGTGTAATATGTATTTTGTTGCAATTCAAGCAATTAAAAATCATGGATGTCTAAAAAGCAGGTCAATGAACATGACATCTCAGCCCTCGGTATGCCAGTGCATAGAGGGGCCGTGTCGTTCAATGTTAAGGTTTCGTCCGCAGCGGTGCATCGGGTAGATGCTTACATCTTATTCAGCAACTGCTTTGGCGTCCTTATCACAGACGACTTTAATGCGGAAGCTAAAGTAGTGATTTTAAAATCCCTTGCAAGCTTTTGGGTGGTGCTTTTTGAAAAAAGGTTTTAGCTTGGACAGGCTTTACCCCTACCGAAAATACTCACTCTTAGCCGCCAACTTCGCACTATCCATATTGCTACACCGCAGATAAAGCTGCAAGGTCTTCATGTTCTCCCAACCGCCCAGGTCTGCGATCGTTTTGAGGCTGAACTGGCCGCTGAGGTAGAGGTTGGTGGCGGCGCTGCGACGGGCGGTGTGCATGGTGATGATGGAGCTTTTGGGAGCGGTGATGGCCCCTTGTGTGACCATCTCGTTGATTCCGGCTGCGGCGATGGCCATCTTTACTTGTCGATTGGCTTGCTGGTTGGTGCCCCAGGAGAAATCGAAGTTGTAGGTCTCCATCAGTTTCATGGCACGTTGGCGGACGGGGATGGTGGCTTCTTTTTGGGTCTTTCCGGCGCGGTACCGCAGGAAGGTGGTGCCTTCGATCTGCATGAGGTTGGCGGAGGAGATCTCCTGAAGGTCGGAAAAGCGCAGGAGGAAGTAGTAGGCGACCAGCCAGCGATCCAGTTCCTTTTGCAGGTGGGGCTGGGCACTGAGGTCGGTGTTCTCCAGGGTGATGATTTCCTGCTCGTTGAGGAAGACTTTGTCGGACTTGTTCAGTCGCGGGCGACGGAAGCCTTTTTCCTGGTGGACGGTGTTTTGGTGGATCTTTCTTTCCAGACCAATGTTCATCACCCGCTTCAGCACTTTGATGTGTTTGTTGATGCCGGGCAGCTGGCAATTCCCGTGCGTGGAGAGGTAAGCGGTAAACTTCTGGTAGAAGGCCATGTTGATGCCTTCTAAAGTGATGTTTTCGCCAGTCTTCTGCTCGTAGCCTTTCAGGCGGGTGAGCAGCGACTGGTAGTTGTTGACCGTGCCGCTGGTGAGGGAGAGCATCCCGTCTTTGCCTTCCGAGATGATTTTTTCTAAAAATTCTACCAGGCCGTTTTTGCTGCCTTTGGAAAAGAGGTTGTCCCAGTCGCCGCCTTCCAGGAAGTGGCGCTCGATGTCGAGCCGCAGGCGGGTGATTTTAGCGTTATAGCGCGCGGCTAGCGGGTGGGTGTTGCGGACGGCCTCCTTGCGCTCGTCCCAGTCTTTAGGCAGGAGCTGGATGCCGGTGGAGAAATATTTTTTCTTATTTTCATGGCTGCAATAGACCTTCACATCACAGGTTCCATTCTTCCGGACAAAGTACGTCCACAGTACAGTTCTAAAATTCATGACACTCAATTTTCTTTAGAAGCATTTTAGCGAAAGCGTGTCAAAAATACACAAATAAAAACAATTGAGTGTGGTTAATTTTTTAGTTAAAACAAAAACAAACACGTTTGCGCGACAATGAGTGACCTTTGGGTCTTGTGTTAAGTGTCAGTAAATCAGTTGTTTATAAATAAAAGAAGGGAAGGGGCACAAAAAAAGCCCGCTCCAGGATTGGAGCGAGCTTAATTTTTCAGTGATCCCAGCAGGACGGCCAGGGTCACCTGATTTTCCAAGGTAATCGGTCAAAACCCCTCAAAAGTGAGAGGAGGGCGGTTGAAAAGAGGAGAAATTTTGACAATGATTGGAATACGTGGGAACACTCACGACAACCATTCCGACAACGCAGTTGGGGTGCGGAGCGAAATCTATTTTCGTAACCACAACCCACAGACATGGCTAGATTACCTATTCCAAAGTTTAATCTCCGACTCCCGAAAAGCGATACCCCTACGCTTATCTCTCTGGTGTATCGTTACCGAGGAAAACGCCTGATGTATTCTACCGGGCATTCTATTGATCCAAAAGATTGGGACTTTAATATTCAGCGACCGATTGTTCGGACGCACAGAATTGAATTGCTTAAGCTTCAGCGATTACTGGATGAGCTTGTTGCGCATTGTACCTCTATTTATTTAGATGCTGATCACGGGAATATCTCAACCACCGACTTCAAAAAACAGCTCGAAATGAGACTGAGTGTTAGGGTGGAGGTAAAGGAGGTCAATAGCACAATGACCTTCCTTGAATTCCTGGATTATGAGTTAGCGGATATGGAGAAGGGAGGGATGAAAAAAGATACGCTCAAGATGTTCCGGCAGCATTGTCGAATTATCCAGCAATTTGCAGCTGAATATCGAGATGGGGCTGGCTTTAGCTATGATGATGTCGATTGGAATCTTCGTATAGAGCTGATCGATTGGTTATCGCTCCGAGGTGTCCAGTTGGCTTATGGCAATAAAACACTCAAGACGCTTAGACAATTTATGGAACGTGCGCGTCGCAAGAAGCTGCATAATAATACCAGTTACCAAGGAGTAGGGTGGACAGTCTCGACTAAAAAAGCAAAAGGCGCATTGGTTTTCTTGAATGTGCGAGAACTTCAGATACTAGCCGATCTTCCGCTTCAGGGGCATTTAGCGAAAATCCGTGATGTTTTATTGATTGGGGCAGGGACGGGGCAACGATTTAGTGATTTCTCCTGCTATACTTCCGATAATTTTTACGAAACCCTCTCTGGGGTAATGCTGCTCTCGTTGATCTCAAAGAAGACGGCTACACCCTCCAAAGTACCCTTGAATATCTTCCCATGGTTAATACCTGTTCTTAGACGGAATCGTTTCCAAACGCCTAGAATCTCCATGCAGAAATTTAATGAAGGGGTTAAAGACTTGTGCCAATTGGCTGGGTTTACCGAGAAAATCTTACAGGTAGAACAGTATATGGGACGTAAGGCCGGAATTGAAAAATCATATACGGAAAAGTACAAGCTCGTCTCTTCACATTGCTGCCGCCGAAGTTTCGCGACCAATCTCTATCGCATGGGCTACAGCCTTGCCCAGATTATGCCGATGACCGGCCATGCTACGGAATCCCAACTGAGAGATTACATAGGTATTGATGGCGAGATGAATGCAGAAGAGATCGCGCTGAGTATCGTTGCACGTAACCGACAAAATGCACCCTCTGAGGCCAATATTAGATTGCTAGGCGCATAGTAATGAATCAACTTTTGAAAAATACCAATATCATGAATAACATCCTTATCAATCAAGATTTTGAAAATGCGATCAAGCGTTTACGCGCAATTTTGCCAAAGCTCAGTTTTGCACTTCTGATTGCAACCTATCTGATCTCTGCACTCATAATGGGCATCTTTCATGCGCAAAATGCAACAGATGTCGGAATGAAGATAGCGGCTTTTCTTATTCCCTTAGCCATTCAGACGGGCAGGGGAACGCTAGTGTTTTTCTTCCAGCTCAATCCTGCTCGTTTACAAGACCAGATTTCTATAGGGATAATCGCTGCAACGGTATTACTCCTGCTTTCCCTATGGGAAGCTTGGCTGGTGATGTCGGTTTATGGACTGGCATGGACGGTATCGGTAGGGACGCTTATGATCATTGGCTGGGTGATTGAAGTTATGATCCTGAAAGAAACCCTTTTTACGACCCAGATGCAGCTTTACCAAAACAAGGCACAGTGGCAGGAACTGCAGGAATTCTATTTGGCAAGAGCCGAGCTGCATAGATTTATGCAAGACGTTCGAGCTGGAAAGCGTCCCAATAGAATTGAAGACGAGGGTGCTGGTGAAAAGAAAAAGGAGGCCATAGGACACCTTTTCCCAAATCATGAAGAACCTGATAAAATCTTAAACGCGGAGGAGGGAAACGTCTGCCGCCCGTCCCTGAACGGGCAACACTTATAAGTGCCACCTTTTATGGCTTAAAGCTAGATGTAAGCGACCCCTATTTATTAAAGAATCTCAGCCGCTTAGAAGCTAGGTTTAAAGCTAGATATTATTCTTCCGTAAAGAAGGATGCAAACCGAAGGCATCAGGGAAAGCCTTCTCACAAAACCACATTGCAGTCGATTAAAGACAATAAGGAGCGATGGGAGAAAATCCAGGAAATTCGCTCCATACTGTTTCCAAAATGTTAAAAAGTGTTAAAGTTTTAGTTTTTCGACAGCTCATTAACTGGGATCGTATGCGCCTGAATGGGACGAGATGAGAAAGGCTTTTTCGATGGTTGGGAGAGGGTGATCTTCTGTGACCATGAAAGTGCCATTAGTCACTGAAATAGAGGGTTTTGTATTTGTTGAGTTTGATGAATATGTTTGAAGTAAATCAATGGCTTTAGTGCCGATATTAAACTAAAAACTTCACACATCATGACCAATGAAATTATTCTTCAGGCTATTACTACCCAGGAATTAGAAGAGCTATTACGCAGCCTTGTGAGGGCAGAGTTCCAAGCTATGAATACGGAGCTTCAACGGGTAATCGGAGAAGACGATTTAGTGAGTACAGGAACAGCTTGTCGCATCTTAGGAGTCAGCAACAAGGTTTTGAAAATTCTCCTAGACCAGGGGTATTTCACTATTTACTATCACCTGAAAGAACGTCGCTACAACCGTGGCGAGTTGCTGGCATACCGGAACAAGTATCGCGTAAACAGAATGCGTGAATAGAATTACGATCATCAATAATTACGATTAGGGCATTAAGCATTAACAAAAATGGATAAGCATCTAGAAAACAGTAATCAACCTCTTTTTAATGACATCCGCCAACTGATTGAAGATACCCGTAAAAGGGTACATCAGGCTGTCAATGCCGGACTCACTTTAATGTATTGGAATATCGGTAAGCGTATTAACGAGGAAGTACTGCAAAGTGAACGAGCGGAATACGGAAAGGCAATTGTCGCGACGCTGTCACGAGAATTGACCCAGCAATTTGGCCGGGGGTATACCGAGAAAAATCTCTGGCGTATGATGCAATTTCATGAGCGTTTTCCTGAACATGAGATTGTCGCGACACTGTCGCGAGAATTGACCTGGTCACATTTTGTCCTTCTTCTCCCCATTCAAGAGGTAGACAAACGCAATTTCTACGCAGAACAGATTGCCGCCGGTCGGTGGAGTGTGCGTCAAACGCGCCACCATATCAGCCGCAAAGTATATGAACGTACCCAATTGGGAAACTTGCAACTTCCAACGGAGGAGGGCGAGGTTATCAATTCTTTTAAAGACCCTTACATCCTCGACTTTCTTGGCTTGAAAGAGGGGTACATGGAGGAAGACCTGGAAGGTGCCATCTTGAAAGAACTGGAATCTTTTATTTTGGAATTGGGAACGGGCTTCAGTTTCGTCGCCCGCCAAAAACGAATGGTCATTGATGGAAGGGACTTCTATCTTGATCTCTTGTTCTTTCACCGGAAACTCCGCCGTTTAGTCGCCATCGAGCTTAAGATTGGAGAGTTCGAAGCCGCGCACAAGGGTCAGATGGAATTATACCTGCGTTGGCTCAACAAGCATGAACGACAGGAACACGAAAATGCCCCCATTGGTCTTATCCTCTGCGCTGAGGCTAGTTCTGAGCAAGTGGAGCTACTCGAAATGCATAAAGATGGAATTATGGTGGCGGAATATTGGACGGAGTTGCCGCCAAAGGCTTTGTTGGAGCAGAAAATCCATCAGGCGATGGTGGAGGCGAGGGAGCGGCTTACTTTCCGTCAATTATCCTAAAGTTAGTATCGTTTTTATATTTTAAAAAATGGAATAATTGCAGGAACTAATTCTGGGTTTGATCTGTATTAAAGATATATAGACTGTCAGGATTCGTTGTTGCCGATTCCTATTCAAACGCAAAGACGGAAGGCATGGCAGTTAACTCCTTTTTCCCAAAAAGCTGCTACCATGTCGTATTATTATTCTGAGCCACAATTTAATAAACGAGAACTTAGCAAAGCACTGCGTTTTTTGATTTTCGTGCTTACTCCTTTTTTTCTAGCTATTGCGTATAAGTCTTTATTAAATCCATCACCATCCATGATTGATCTTGCTGTCGTACTGGGAGCAGGGGTGTTTTTGGCAATGATACTGTGTTCATTCATTCGTAGTCCGATGCAGTTTATTGTTGCCATTCAAGAACGTATAAGGTGGGTTTATTTTCATTTGGAGGCTGCATTTTATGTGATTTTGAACATCATCCGGTCTGTTTTAAGGATGGTGATAAGAGTATTCTTCTGGGCTATAGCACTTATCGTTTACTTGGTGAGTCCGATAGACCTTATTCCTGATGTTTTGTTTCCCGTTGGCTTTCTTGACGATGCCGGGTTCACGCTACTTTTCTTCTACTTTTTAAACTTTGCACTGTCTCAGGAACTTAAAGATAGAGCGAGGAGGGCAATTGAAAATGCCGCAATTCATACATCATTCCCTTAACTACAAATATCTAAATAATGAAAGATGAAAACGGGAAAAGAAAAGATCGGAAGTGGTCCTTTGGCTTAGAAGTCTTTAGCGTACTGTTTGCTTTTGCTTTATCCTACTTCTTCTTAACTCCTGATGCGGCTGGGGGAGGAGGAGATACTGTCATTAACAATACAACGATTTGGAATATTGATGGGAATTTGGTTGCAATTCTCGAATGGGCTGGTATTGGCTTTCTTGTTTTAGTTGCATTGAAAATTCTTAGCGTAATTGCGGATGCGCTTGATATTTTTGATATTTTTGACAT is a window from the Lewinella sp. LCG006 genome containing:
- a CDS encoding YkvA family protein, with the protein product MSYYYSEPQFNKRELSKALRFLIFVLTPFFLAIAYKSLLNPSPSMIDLAVVLGAGVFLAMILCSFIRSPMQFIVAIQERIRWVYFHLEAAFYVILNIIRSVLRMVIRVFFWAIALIVYLVSPIDLIPDVLFPVGFLDDAGFTLLFFYFLNFALSQELKDRARRAIENAAIHTSFP
- a CDS encoding YhcG family protein, with protein sequence MDKHLENSNQPLFNDIRQLIEDTRKRVHQAVNAGLTLMYWNIGKRINEEVLQSERAEYGKAIVATLSRELTQQFGRGYTEKNLWRMMQFHERFPEHEIVATLSRELTWSHFVLLLPIQEVDKRNFYAEQIAAGRWSVRQTRHHISRKVYERTQLGNLQLPTEEGEVINSFKDPYILDFLGLKEGYMEEDLEGAILKELESFILELGTGFSFVARQKRMVIDGRDFYLDLLFFHRKLRRLVAIELKIGEFEAAHKGQMELYLRWLNKHERQEHENAPIGLILCAEASSEQVELLEMHKDGIMVAEYWTELPPKALLEQKIHQAMVEARERLTFRQLS
- a CDS encoding tyrosine-type recombinase/integrase, translated to MARLPIPKFNLRLPKSDTPTLISLVYRYRGKRLMYSTGHSIDPKDWDFNIQRPIVRTHRIELLKLQRLLDELVAHCTSIYLDADHGNISTTDFKKQLEMRLSVRVEVKEVNSTMTFLEFLDYELADMEKGGMKKDTLKMFRQHCRIIQQFAAEYRDGAGFSYDDVDWNLRIELIDWLSLRGVQLAYGNKTLKTLRQFMERARRKKLHNNTSYQGVGWTVSTKKAKGALVFLNVRELQILADLPLQGHLAKIRDVLLIGAGTGQRFSDFSCYTSDNFYETLSGVMLLSLISKKTATPSKVPLNIFPWLIPVLRRNRFQTPRISMQKFNEGVKDLCQLAGFTEKILQVEQYMGRKAGIEKSYTEKYKLVSSHCCRRSFATNLYRMGYSLAQIMPMTGHATESQLRDYIGIDGEMNAEEIALSIVARNRQNAPSEANIRLLGA
- a CDS encoding tyrosine-type recombinase/integrase, giving the protein MNFRTVLWTYFVRKNGTCDVKVYCSHENKKKYFSTGIQLLPKDWDERKEAVRNTHPLAARYNAKITRLRLDIERHFLEGGDWDNLFSKGSKNGLVEFLEKIISEGKDGMLSLTSGTVNNYQSLLTRLKGYEQKTGENITLEGINMAFYQKFTAYLSTHGNCQLPGINKHIKVLKRVMNIGLERKIHQNTVHQEKGFRRPRLNKSDKVFLNEQEIITLENTDLSAQPHLQKELDRWLVAYYFLLRFSDLQEISSANLMQIEGTTFLRYRAGKTQKEATIPVRQRAMKLMETYNFDFSWGTNQQANRQVKMAIAAAGINEMVTQGAITAPKSSIITMHTARRSAATNLYLSGQFSLKTIADLGGWENMKTLQLYLRCSNMDSAKLAAKSEYFR